Genomic segment of Desulfomicrobium apsheronum:
ATCCAGGCATCGTTTGCTTCCCCGCTGCTCCACCGCCCAAAGCGCAAAACAAAGTTCCCCGCACGCAGCGGGGAAGCATTACGAGGCCGGAGAAGGAGTTTCGGCGGTCCCGACCCGAAACGCACCGGATCGCGGCCGCACGAAGAAACACGAAGAAACAAGATCCCTTCGGCGGACAAGTCATTTCAAGAAGTTGAAAATCATGGATTCCCGCCTGCGCGGGAATGACTTGGCAGCAGTGCGCCCAACCACTTTATTTCCCTCGCGTTTCGATCAAAAAAGCCCCCGACACGCTTCCTCTCTATGACCATTTTCCAGCCACAGTCTCTTCCATCAGCCTAAATATCGATCTTGGTCCCCGAATACGTGAACGCATTCCTGTTCATCTTGATGAACGAACCCTTGTCGATACCCACTGCCTTGCCGCACTGACACCAGACCTTGCCGTCCCGCTCCTCCAGAATCCAGACCTTCTCGATCCGCTCCCGGTGGCAGCGCAACACCTCGCCCGGTCCCAGCTTGCGATAGCGCCACAATTTCTTGCGGCACGCGGCGCACTTGATGATCAGCATTATTCCGGCACGCGCTCCATCCCGGCCCATTTCGGTTCGTGCAGGGGCAGGATGTGGTCGGCCAGGGTCTTGGCCCGAACCAGGGTTTCGTAGGCTTCGTAGGCATTGACGTGGGTGCCGGGGGGGATGACCTCCATCTCCATGGCCGTGACCGCCTTGGGGGGATAAAGATTTTCCAGAATGGTGCAGAATCCGCAGATGAGGACGCTGCCCTTGTCCGTCTCCACGCGCACGGACATGCCGCCTTCGGTGTGGGCCGGGGTGTGAATCATGGTGATACCGGGCACGATCTCCGTGTCGCCCGTCAGAGCCACGATCTGACCGTTCTCCTCCGCCTCCTCGATGTAGTCCTCCAGATAACGGAAATCGAGAGGGTGCGGGTCGTGGATGCGCGCAAGCTCCTTTTCGTGGACGTAGATCTTCGCGTTCACGCATCGTGCGTCGTTCTCGCAGTGATCGTTATGCAGGTGGGTGTGCAGAACGATGTCGATGTCCTCGGGCGTCAGGCCGTAACGGGCCAGCCCCTCGTCGAAGGTATGGATCTTCCCGCCGATGGCCTTTTCCCGCTCCTCTGAGATCACCGGGTGCATCTCCCCCGTATCCACCAGGATCTTCCTGTCCCCGCCTTCCAGATACCAG
This window contains:
- a CDS encoding N-acyl homoserine lactonase family protein, with protein sequence MTYTIHPIVMGTKVFDKGMMTYQHDYGTPYTIPIYCWYLEGGDRKILVDTGEMHPVISEEREKAIGGKIHTFDEGLARYGLTPEDIDIVLHTHLHNDHCENDARCVNAKIYVHEKELARIHDPHPLDFRYLEDYIEEAEENGQIVALTGDTEIVPGITMIHTPAHTEGGMSVRVETDKGSVLICGFCTILENLYPPKAVTAMEMEVIPPGTHVNAYEAYETLVRAKTLADHILPLHEPKWAGMERVPE